A stretch of the Thalassotalea euphylliae genome encodes the following:
- a CDS encoding DUF6482 family protein, translating into MKLLYKDLLTTPIDKLIINSLEQALYQAIVVIDGCEHVVWQSEHKTLTTRNLTKMREHFEKLDIKEIVLRHESAYDEMVGQPTKNGSNRLEVPLRQNPYAVLKHLH; encoded by the coding sequence ATGAAACTGCTATATAAAGACCTGCTAACCACGCCAATCGATAAGTTAATTATCAACTCGCTTGAACAAGCCTTGTATCAGGCGATTGTTGTGATCGACGGCTGTGAACATGTGGTTTGGCAATCAGAACATAAAACGCTAACCACCAGAAATCTCACCAAAATGCGTGAACATTTCGAAAAACTCGACATTAAAGAAATTGTGCTTAGGCACGAAAGTGCATACGATGAAATGGTGGGACAACCAACTAAAAACGGCAGCAACCGCCTTGAAGTTCCGTTAAGACAAAATCCCTACGCCGTGTTAAAACACCTCCACTAA